In Xenorhabdus griffiniae, the genomic window TACCGCTCCCAATCTTTTGCTCTACCTGGCTGCCGAAATACCACCATAAGGCAAGATTAAAGAGTAAGTGTGTCAGAGAGAAATGCAATAGCGTTGGGCTTATCCAGCGCCATAACTCCAGATACTGATCACTGTTAGCTGGCCATGCTAATCCGTTCATAACATCCGGTATGCCTGCCATTGCCATCCAGAGGTAAACGAGGATACAAAGCAGAGTTATCGCAATAGTCAGGGGGCCAGACTGGTTTTTGAGCGTACTCAAATTCAGGTTGTTATGATATTTAAAGAAGCTGTCAGATTTGCCTGTTTGCCAACTGGCGGCTTGATAGCGTTCATTGAGTGGATCGCGAGCAAAGTGGCGAAGTTCCTCTTCAACCCGACTGAGTTGGCTATCATCCTCTAACCAGAGTTCAACTAATGGCGGCTCATTGGTGGAGCGCATGGTCAAATGAATGCCCTGCGTCGCCATATAATCAATAAAGGCCTGAGCCAGCCGAGGGTTAGATATTGAGGTTATATGGATCATTGCTCGTCTTATCTCTGCCTTAAGTTGAAGTTAATTGCATTAATCAGTGCGTTAAAGGTTTATTGAGTATGGACAGCGTGAGGATAGTCTCTTTGCCAGACTTCAAAACCGCCATTGACACTATAAACGGTCTCAAACCCCATATTGATCAGGTACTGTGCTGCTCCTTGGCTGCTATGGCCGTGGTAACACATCACCATGACCGGTTGGTCAAAATCCGCTTCTTGTAGAAAGCTATTGAGTGTTTCATTTGTTAGGTGAAATGCACCGGTCGCGTGTCCGGCCTGGAAGCTTTGTGGATCGCGGATATCAACCATGACTGCGGTTTTATCGAGCCAATGTTGGTAAGCTTGTTCAGGAGTTATCGTTTGAAAATGGTCCATAAATATTCAACGTAGTTTCTAAAATTTTCATTTTCAATATATTCATTTCTTAATAGTCGTCAGGTCATACCTGACTGCCTTCCCAATATAACGATTGGGAAGGCGTAGATATAGAGATAGAAAATGTTAGAAACAGAAAAATGGTTAAAAATTGTCAAAATAAGAATGAAAAATCAGTAATATGAATGTTCACCGCGCTGATGCTCAGTCAGATCTTTTACACCTTTTAATTCAGGGAATGTCTGTAATAACTGTTTTTCGATCCCCTCTTTCAGAGTGACATCGACCATTGAACAGCCGTTACATCCACCGCCGAATTGCAGAATAGCATAACCTTCATCGGTGATTTCCATCAGGCTGACACGGCCACCATGCCCTGCAAGCTGTGGATTGATCTGCGATTGCAGGACATATTCAACACGATCAATCAGTGGGGCATCGTCCGCCACTTTACGCATTTTAGCGTTCGGGGCTTTCAGGGTCAGTTGGGAACCCAATTGATCGGTCACAAAATCAATGACGGCTTCTTCCAGAAAAGGTGCACTAATTTCATCAACATAAGCTGAGAGTTGATCGAACTTCAATTCGGTGTCAGTAGCTTCAACAGCATCCGGTGGGCAATAGGAAACACCGCATTCAGCGGTCGGCGTTCCTGGATTAATAACAAAGACGCGGATCTGTGTACCCGGTTCTTGGTTTGCCAGTAGCTTGGCAAAATGCGCTTGCGCTGCTTCAGTAATATTAATCATGTCATTTGCTCAATAGTTGACTGTTCTAGTTGGTTATAATACGCCCATTTATAAAGGAACTACAAGGTTCGGCATATAGCCCAAGCCTGTACAGAACGAGCACCAGCACGAATCATCAACTGTGAAGCTTCACGCAGTGTCGTGCCCGTGGTGATCACATCGTCGAAAATCGCGACATGTTGATCGGTAAAATTGCCCTGTAATTGGAAGGCTTGCTTAAGATTGGTTCTCCTTTGGGCGGCAGATAAGCCCCGCTGCGTGAGTGTAGCACGTGAGCGGCGTAAAAAATCCGGTTGATATGGACATTGCAGCCAACGTGATAGGGATCGGGTAATGAGTTCAATGTGATCGAAGCCACGTTGCCAGCGTTTTCTGTGGTGCAGAGGAATGCCCAATATGCGATCTGGCTTATGCCAGCGGCCTTCACGATAGCCCTGCAACCAATGCAGCAGGAACAAACGCGCCAGTACGGAGGCGAGTTGTGGGGTATTGTTATATTTATAGCGTTGAATAAGCTGGCTTAATGGTGGGGTGTAATCCGTAATGGCGATCAAATATTGCCACGTAGGGGGACTCTTTACGCATCGCCCACAGGGAAAGTTGTCGGATTCAGCAGGCAGTGCACAGCGTGGACAGACAGGTTGCAACCGCCTTAAGTGACGGTGGCAGAGATAACAAATCCCATGATGGGCAAAATACAAATTTTGCTGGCATAGCCAACAGTATCCAACCATTGTTAGCATAGTTTCCTTCCTTGGTGACAAATAAAAAGTGAGAATAACAATGAATCAGTTGTTTTGGCAGACAATTGGCGATGCACCACGTGATCTTGTGATGCTGCACGGATGGGGTTTAAACGCTGAAGTTTGGCGCTCAGTGGAAACGCGATTGGCTTCGCATTTTCGTTTGCATCTGGTGGATTTGCCGGGTTATGGGCGTAGCCAAGTGTATTCGGCTATGTCATTGGCGGACATGGCAGAGATTGTC contains:
- the glpE gene encoding thiosulfate sulfurtransferase GlpE, with the protein product MDHFQTITPEQAYQHWLDKTAVMVDIRDPQSFQAGHATGAFHLTNETLNSFLQEADFDQPVMVMCYHGHSSQGAAQYLINMGFETVYSVNGGFEVWQRDYPHAVHTQ
- the nfuA gene encoding Fe-S biogenesis protein NfuA, giving the protein MINITEAAQAHFAKLLANQEPGTQIRVFVINPGTPTAECGVSYCPPDAVEATDTELKFDQLSAYVDEISAPFLEEAVIDFVTDQLGSQLTLKAPNAKMRKVADDAPLIDRVEYVLQSQINPQLAGHGGRVSLMEITDEGYAILQFGGGCNGCSMVDVTLKEGIEKQLLQTFPELKGVKDLTEHQRGEHSYY
- the glpG gene encoding rhomboid family intramembrane serine protease GlpG, with the protein product MIHITSISNPRLAQAFIDYMATQGIHLTMRSTNEPPLVELWLEDDSQLSRVEEELRHFARDPLNERYQAASWQTGKSDSFFKYHNNLNLSTLKNQSGPLTIAITLLCILVYLWMAMAGIPDVMNGLAWPANSDQYLELWRWISPTLLHFSLTHLLFNLALWWYFGSQVEQKIGSGKLFEITIVSAIFSSWAQSLFSGSHFGGLSGVVYALIGYVWLTGEISPKRGISAPRGLIAVSVIWLLVGYFDPFSLHIANAAHVAGFIIGLLMGLWDNLRKQKKQKMPNRPQ
- the gntX gene encoding DNA utilization protein GntX, with the translated sequence MLTMVGYCWLCQQNLYFAHHGICYLCHRHLRRLQPVCPRCALPAESDNFPCGRCVKSPPTWQYLIAITDYTPPLSQLIQRYKYNNTPQLASVLARLFLLHWLQGYREGRWHKPDRILGIPLHHRKRWQRGFDHIELITRSLSRWLQCPYQPDFLRRSRATLTQRGLSAAQRRTNLKQAFQLQGNFTDQHVAIFDDVITTGTTLREASQLMIRAGARSVQAWAICRTL